The Corylus avellana chromosome ca8, CavTom2PMs-1.0 genome has a segment encoding these proteins:
- the LOC132189035 gene encoding uncharacterized protein LOC132189035, translated as MSQPSQPSASEISGDANPPIAEVRPTEADTTPADEVAAVVGNTTKYWEVIGGIRSIFTPAIEGFLRNNYDIPSTVVLHFPSPSSSPLANLGEVCVYERMLKAGLRFPLPRIARELLCHLGVAPFQIAPNGWRFLIACYLLWPEANPGHEMSVEEFLKVYRPMPLQEVSGVLSFTAREKLQVIGLGGTYTNNKDWHKEFFFVSGDWECLPDEDLSQVLRIPRSCRPLHKEMEAPPSLTRVQLKRVANFISFVHKHLKTPRLAFKVIVTDQNLRDRLHYSIPENKVLWKRNLKKKKALAPKKQKKKKKKALAPKRQKTLFVNARKPAADSPEKRAASKAAKKTATEASKKRALEGSKKPIAESPKKTVGDRGKTDEPSQTVVKDKGKRKAGDALPRITIAGLPQAPAKTSLRLLVELEDPDFPLKRKKAKKAEASLRTVGPEVNLEAERSESGSGAENLNDDSGAERPDSGSGAERPEASSGAETYAPAVPTPVVRAFTNVLSGARRLLNKNLTIQEVLLEGRPSRPSTVTLLDGEPLLVAPSIAMPLSSASTEVVHLSASESDTESDTVSSPDLEHILRDLAAKAPLIEPLAMAIPEQTESSDPSVIPETSCSKLNPEPVISEPVATEPTATVIEAVVTEPVTTEPMTAEPTSAVAEAEENQPTDPRAGGEPMNIEEPTQLHGNNPEPISWTFGEPLSQLGEDWLGNPFSALVSLIPPNCSAGGSIQPPKEVMEQMLYHQLNGSMKCLDYYISFRKSTENSASDTKALKKRLEDSDAEVTRLRERSAQQDNELLLLGERIVLLEAQSARVSEHNTEAESQIQELETGFAAAQARFKRLLTDYSALEDEASQIKEKHAEVELQCRASKARINSISEELQEAQKEALVQCARAESAEEKLKTAEERQKVAEEKASSFKGKFCRAKEQVCRYKGKARIFYKQLSFASWARDSGWGLGYITGFETFRDWVKNPSNLINLYTVNAEDVPPAEQAIEEVASIGQKEMPDCKGITFFGYNPFARSEVVGHPEAKEHLEPEEHSDDNDSSKSVYVSEEEWDFVSDGAESPNT; from the exons ATGTCTCAACCTAGTCAACCTTCCGCCAGTGAAATCTCCGGGGATGCCAACCCCCCTATTGCCGAAGTTAGGCCAACCGAGGCCGATACTACTCCTGCCGACGAAGTTGCTGCCGTTGTAGGAAACACGACTAAGTACTGGGAAGTTATCGGTGGGATCAGATCCATTTTTACTCCAGCCATTGAAGGGTTTCTTCGTAATAATTACGACATCCCTTCCACGGTGgttcttcattttccttctccttcGTCAAGTCCGTTGGCGAATCTTGGAGAAGTCTGTGTGTATGAGCGTATGCTTAAGGCGGGGTTGCGTTTCCCCCTTCCAAGAATCGCCCGAGAACTGCTTTGCCATCTTGGAGTGGCGCCGTTTCAAATTGCGCCCAATGGATGGCGATTTCTTATAGCCTGCTATCTGTTGTGGCCGGAAGCGAATCCCGGCCATGAGATGTCAGTGGAGGAATTTCTGAAGGTTTACCGTCCGATGCCTTTGCAAGAGGTGTCCGGTGTGCTATCATTTACTGCCCGGGAGAAACTGCAAGTTATAGGTCTCGGAGGTACTTACACCAACAACAAGGATTGGCATAAGGAATTTTTCTTTGTGTCCGGAGATTGGGAGTGCCTCCCGGATGAAGATTTGTCTCAAGTTTTGAGAATCCCCCGATCATGCCGCCCTTTGCACAAAGAAA TGGAAGCGCCTCCCTCTTTGACTCGAGTTCAGCTCAAGCGTGTGGCCAACTTTATATCTTTTGTTCACAAACATCTGAAGACCCCCCGACTGGCTTTTAAAGTTATTGTTACAGATCAGAACCTCCGGGACAGACTCCACTATTCAATTCCGGAAAATAAAGTTCTTTGGAAGAggaatttgaagaagaagaaagctctTGCACccaaaaaacagaagaagaagaagaagaaagctctTGCACCCAAAAGACAGAAGACACTTTTTGTCAACGCGAGGAAACCTGCTGCTGATTCTCCGGAGAAAAGGGCTGCTTCTAAAGCTGCAAAGAAGACTGCAACTGAGGCTTCCAAGAAACGAGCTCTCGAAGGTTCAAAGAAACCGATTGCTGAGTCTCCGAAGAAGACTGTCGGTGACAGGGGCAAGACTGATGAGCCTTCTCAAACGGTGGTCAAAGATAAAGGCAAGAGGAAAGCTGGTGATGCTCTTCCGAGAATCACTATAGCAGGCTTACCCCAAGCCCCTGCTAAAACTTCTTTGAGGCTCTTAGTCGAGCTTGAAGACCCTGACTTTCctttgaagaggaagaaagcGAAGAAGGCAGAGGCTAGTTTGAGAACAGTGGGGCCTGAAGTTAACTTGGAAGCGGAGAGGTCTGAATCTGGCTCGGGAGCAGAAAATCTTAACGATGACTCGGGGGCGGAAAGGCCTGACAGTGGCTCAGGAGCAGAAAGGCCTGAAGCTAGTTCGGGAGCAGAGACATATGCTCCTGCTGTGCCTACTCCTGTCGTCAGAGCCTTTACCAATGTCTTGAGTGGTGCCAGGAGGCTTTTGAACAAGAATCTCACGATTCAGGAGGTTCTTCTCGAGGGTAGACCATCCAGGCCATCAACAGTAACTCTGCTCGACGGTGAACCCCTTCTTGTTGCACCTTCCATAGCTATGCCCCTCTCATCTGCTTCTACAGAAGTCGTGCACTTGTCAGCTTCTGAGTCTGACACTGAGTCTGACACCGTGAGCTCCCCAGATTTAGAGCATATTCTTAGGGATCTTGCTGCTAAGGCACCGCTAATAGAGCCTCTTGCTATGGCGATTCCAGAGCAGACCGAGTCAAGTGATCCCTCTGTGATTCCCGAGACTAGCTGCAGCAAGCTTAACCCTGAGCCTGTGATCAGTGAACCTGTGGCCACCGAGCCTACTGCTACAGTTATCGAGGCCGTGGTCACCGAGCCTGTGACCACAGAGCCTATGACCGCCGAGCCTACTTCTGCAGTTGCTGAGGCTGAAGAAAATCAGCCGACTGATCCTCGAGCTGGTGGGGAACCAATGAATATTGAAGAGCCTACCCAGCTGCATGGGAATAACCCGGAGCCGATCAGCTGGACATTCGGGGAACCCCTTTCTCAACTGGGCGAAGATTGGCTGGGCAATCCCTTCAGTGCACTTGTCAGTTTAATCCCACCAAATTGTTCGGCAGGTGGTAGCATACAGCCTCCAAAAGAAGTGATGGAGCAGATGCTATACCATCAGCTCAAT GGATCCATGAAGTGTCTTGACTACTACATCAGCTTCAGAAAGTCTACTGAAAACTCTGCTTCAGATACTAAAGCTTTGAAGAAGAGACTTGAAGACTCTGACGCTGAAGTTACTCGGTTGCGAGAGAGGTCAGCTCAGCAAGATAACGAGCTTCTACTTTTAGGAGAGCGAATAGTGTTGCTGGAAGCTCAGTCTGCTCGAGTTTCTGAACATAACACTGAAGCAGAGTCTCAAATCCAAGAGCTAGAAACTGGGTTTGCTGCTGCTCAAGCAAGATTCAAGAGGCTTCTGACAGACTATTCAGCTCTTGAAGATGAAGCTAGTCAAATTAAGGAGAAGCATGCCGAGGTTGAACTCCAATGCAGAGCTTCTAAAGCTCGGATCAACTCTATTTCCGAGGAACTTCAAGAAGCGCAAAAGGAAGCCTTGGTTCAATGTGCAAGAGCTGAGTCTGCCGAGGAGAAGCTAAAGACCGCTGAGGAGAGGCAGAAGGTTGCTGAGGAGAAGGCTTCAAGCTTCAAAGGGAAATTCTGCCGAGCGAAAGAGCAAGTGTGCAGATACAAGGGAAAAGCTCGGATCTTCTACAAGCAGCTATCCTTTGCTTCCTGGGCTCGAGACTCAGGCTGGGGCTTAGGTTATATTACAGGCTTTGAGACTTTCCGAGATTGGGTCAAAAATCCTTCTAATCTCATCAACCTCTACACTGTCAATGCTGAGGACGTCCCTCCTGCTGAACAGGCCATTGAAGAGGTTGCTAGCATTGGCCAAAAGGAGATGCCAGATTGCAAGGGGATCACATTCTTTGGCTACAACCCTTTTGCTAGATCCGAGGTTGTGGGACACCCGGAAGCTAAAGAGCACCTAGAACCTGAAGAGCATTCGGATGATAATGACTCTTCAAAGTCGGTGTATGTATCAGAGGAGGAGTGGGACTTTGTATCGGATGGTGCCGAAAGTCCCAATACTTAA
- the LOC132188985 gene encoding uncharacterized protein LOC132188985 — MSQPSQPSASEISGDANPPIAEVRPTEADTTPADEVAAVVGNTTKYWEVIGGIRSIFTPAIEGFLRNNYDIPSTVVLHFPSPSSSPLANLGEVCVYERMLKAGLRFPLPRIARELLCHLGVAPFQIAPNGWRFLIACYLLWPEANPGHEMSVEEFLKVYRPMPLQEVSGVLSFTAREKLQVIGLGGTYTNNKDWHKEFFFVSGDWQCLPDEDLSQVLRIPRSCRPLHKEMEAPPSLTRVQLKRVANFISFVHKHLKTPRLAFKVIVTDQNLRDRLHYSIPENKVLWKRNLKKKKALAPKKQKKKKKKALAPKRQKTLFVNARKPAADSPEKRAASKAAKKTATEASKKRALEASKKPIAESPKKTVGDGGKTDEPSQTVVKDKGKRKAGDALPRITIAGLPQAPAKTSLRLLVELEDPDFPLKRKKAKKAEASLRTVGPEVNLEAERSESGSGAENLNDDSGAERPDSGSGAERPEASSGAETYAPAVPTPIVSAFTNVLSGARRLLNKNLTIQEVLLEGRPSRPSTVTLLDGEPLLVAPSIAMPLSSASTEVVHLSTSESDTESDTVSSPDLEHILRDLAAKAPLIEPLAMAIPEQTESRDPSVVPETSCSNLNPEPVISEPVATEPTATVIEAVVTEPVTTEPMTAEPTSAVAEAEENQPTDPRAGGEPMNIEEPTQLHGNNPEPISWTFGEPLSQLGEDWLGNPFSALVSLIPPNCSAGGSIQPPKEVMEQMLYHQLNGSMKCLDYYISFRKSTENNASDTKALKKRLEDSDAEVTRLRERSAQQDNELLLLGERIVLLEAQSARVSEHNTEAESQIQELETGFAAAQARFKRLLTDYSALEDEASQIKEKHAEVELQCRASKARINSISEELQEAQKEALVQCARAESAEEKLKTAEERQKVAEEKASSFKGKFCRAKEQVCRYKGKARIFYKQLSFASWARDSSWGGGYITGFETFRDWVKNPSNLINLYTVNAEDIPPAEQAIEEVASIGQKEMPDCKGITFFGYNPFARSEVEGLPEAKEHLEPEEHSDDNDSSRSVYVSEEEWDFVSDGAESPNT, encoded by the exons ATGTCTCAACCTAGTCAACCTTCCGCCAGTGAAATCTCCGGGGATGCCAACCCCCCTATTGCCGAAGTTAGGCCAACCGAGGCCGATACTACTCCTGCCGACGAAGTTGCTGCCGTTGTAGGAAACACGACTAAGTACTGGGAAGTTATCGGTGGGATCAGATCCATTTTTACTCCAGCCATTGAAGGGTTTCTTCGTAATAATTACGACATCCCTTCCACGGTGgttcttcattttccttctccttcGTCAAGTCCGTTGGCGAATCTTGGAGAAGTCTGTGTGTATGAGCGTATGCTTAAGGCGGGGTTGCGTTTCCCCCTTCCAAGAATCGCCCGAGAACTGCTTTGCCATCTTGGAGTGGCGCCGTTTCAAATTGCGCCCAATGGATGGCGATTTCTTATAGCCTGCTATCTGTTGTGGCCGGAAGCGAATCCCGGCCATGAGATGTCAGTGGAGGAATTTCTGAAGGTTTACCGTCCGATGCCTTTGCAAGAGGTGTCCGGTGTGCTATCATTTACTGCCCGGGAGAAACTGCAAGTTATAGGTCTCGGAGGTACTTACACCAACAACAAGGATTGGCATAAGGAATTTTTCTTTGTGTCCGGAGATTGGCAGTGCCTCCCGGATGAAGATTTGTCTCAAGTTTTGAGAATTCCCCGATCATGCCGCCCTTTGCACAAAGAAA TGGAAGCGCCTCCCTCTTTGACTCGAGTTCAGCTCAAGCGTGTGGCCAACTTTATATCTTTTGTTCACAAACATCTGAAGACCCCCCGACTGGCTTTTAAAGTTATTGTTACAGATCAGAACCTCCGGGACAGACTCCACTATTCAATTCCGGAAAATAAAGTTCTTTGGAAGAggaatttgaagaagaagaaagctctTGCACccaaaaaacagaagaagaagaagaagaaagctctTGCACCCAAAAGACAGAAGACACTTTTTGTCAACGCGAGGAAACCTGCTGCTGATTCTCCGGAGAAAAGGGCTGCTTCTAAAGCTGCAAAGAAGACTGCAACTGAGGCTTCCAAGAAACGAGCTCTCGAAGCTTCAAAGAAACCGATTGCTGAGTCTCCGAAGAAGACTGTCGGTGACGGGGGCAAGACTGATGAGCCTTCTCAAACGGTGGTCAAAGATAAAGGCAAGAGGAAAGCTGGTGATGCTCTTCCGAGAATCACTATAGCAGGCTTACCCCAAGCCCCTGCTAAAACTTCTTTGAGGCTCTTAGTCGAGCTTGAAGACCCTGACTTTCctttgaagaggaagaaagcGAAGAAGGCAGAGGCTAGTTTGAGAACAGTGGGGCCTGAAGTTAACTTGGAAGCGGAGAGGTCTGAATCTGGCTCGGGAGCAGAAAATCTTAACGATGACTCGGGGGCGGAAAGGCCTGACAGTGGCTCAGGAGCAGAAAGGCCTGAAGCTAGTTCGGGAGCAGAGACATATGCTCCTGCTGTGCCTACTCCTATCGTCAGTGCCTTTACCAATGTCTTGAGTGGTGCCAGGAGGCTTTTGAACAAGAATCTCACGATTCAGGAGGTTCTTCTCGAGGGTAGACCATCCAGGCCATCAACAGTAACTCTGCTCGACGGTGAACCCCTTCTTGTTGCACCTTCCATAGCTATGCCCCTCTCATCTGCTTCTACAGAAGTCGTGCACTTGTCAACTTCTGAGTCTGACACTGAGTCTGACACCGTGAGCTCCCCAGATTTAGAGCATATTCTTAGGGATCTTGCTGCTAAGGCACCGCTAATAGAGCCTCTTGCTATGGCGATTCCAGAGCAGACCGAGTCAAGAGATCCCTCTGTGGTTCCCGAGACTAGCTGCAGCAACCTTAACCCTGAGCCTGTGATCAGTGAACCTGTGGCCACCGAGCCTACTGCTACAGTTATCGAGGCCGTGGTCACCGAGCCTGTGACCACAGAGCCTATGACCGCCGAGCCTACTTCTGCAGTTGCTGAGGCTGAAGAAAATCAGCCGACTGATCCTCGTGCTGGTGGGGAACCAATGAATATTGAAGAGCCTACCCAGCTGCATGGGAATAACCCGGAGCCGATCAGCTGGACATTCGGGGAACCCCTTTCTCAACTGGGCGAAGATTGGCTGGGCAATCCCTTCAGTGCACTTGTCAGTTTGATCCCACCAAATTGTTCGGCAGGTGGTAGCATACAGCCTCCAAAAGAAGTGATGGAGCAGATGCTATACCATCAGCTCAAT GGATCCATGAAGTGTCTTGACTACTACATCAGCTTCAGAAAGTCTACTGAAAACAATGCTTCAGATACCAAAGCTTTGAAGAAGAGACTTGAAGACTCTGACGCTGAAGTTACTCGGTTGCGAGAGAGGTCAGCTCAGCAAGATAACGAGCTTCTACTTTTAGGAGAGCGAATAGTGTTGCTGGAAGCTCAGTCTGCTCGAGTTTCTGAACATAACACTGAAGCAGAGTCTCAAATCCAAGAGCTAGAAACTGGGTTTGCTGCTGCTCAAGCAAGATTCAAGAGGCTTCTGACAGACTATTCGGCTCTTGAAGATGAAGCTAGTCAAATTAAGGAGAAGCATGCCGAGGTTGAACTCCAATGCAGAGCTTCTAAAGCTCGGATCAACTCTATTTCCGAGGAACTTCAAGAAGCGCAAAAGGAAGCCTTGGTTCAATGTGCAAGAGCTGAGTCTGCCGAGGAGAAGCTAAAGACCGCTGAGGAGAGGCAGAAGGTTGCTGAGGAGAAGGCTTCAAGCTTCAAAGGGAAATTCTGCCGAGCGAAAGAGCAAGTGTGCAGATACAAGGGAAAAGCTCGGATCTTCTACAAGCAGCTATCCTTTGCTTCCTGGGCTCGAGACTCAAGCTGGGGCGGAGGTTATATTACAGGCTTTGAGACTTTCCGAGATTGGGTAAAAAATCCTTCTAATCTCATCAACCTCTACACTGTCAATGCTGAGGACATCCCTCCTGCTGAACAGGCCATTGAAGAGGTTGCTAGCATTGGCCAAAAGGAGATGCCAGATTGCAAGGGGATCACATTCTTTGGCTACAACCCTTTTGCTAGATCCGAGGTTGAGGGACTCCCGGAAGCTAAAGAGCACCTAGAACCTGAAGAGCATTCGGATGATAATGACTCTTCAAGGTCGGTGTATGTATCAGAGGAGGAGTGGGACTTTGTATCGGATGGTGCCGAAAGTCCCAATACTTAA